A window of Methanobrevibacter boviskoreani JH1 contains these coding sequences:
- a CDS encoding DUF308 domain-containing protein: MKNEIMSIIALILGIILIAFPILGYIGVNSICGLSILLIAIYLLLSGVNEVDYQFVKSILNTIIGLILLIISIFILFNPNLISSFNGIIPYLVGIFLIIIGLIGIISDRESKYGFYIGILGIVLGLVYLIIVLFMSNQIILGSIVGIWLIICGLLKFIDRY, from the coding sequence ATGAAGAATGAAATCATGAGTATTATAGCTTTAATACTTGGGATTATTTTAATTGCCTTTCCAATACTTGGATATATTGGTGTAAATTCAATATGTGGCTTATCTATCCTTTTAATTGCAATATATTTACTTCTAAGTGGAGTAAATGAAGTAGATTATCAATTTGTAAAGAGCATACTTAATACAATAATCGGTTTAATATTATTAATTATAAGCATATTTATATTATTTAATCCAAATTTAATAAGTTCCTTTAATGGAATAATCCCATATCTTGTTGGAATATTCCTAATAATAATTGGATTGATAGGAATAATTAGTGATAGAGAAAGTAAATATGGATTTTATATAGGAATCCTTGGAATAGTATTAGGTTTAGTATATTTAATAATTGTATTATTCATGTCAAATCAAATTATTCTTGGTTCAATTGTTGGAATATGGTTAATTATTTGTGGATTATTAAAATTTATAGATAGATATTAA
- the mer gene encoding 5,10-methylenetetrahydromethanopterin reductase has protein sequence MKFGIEFVPQQPLDDIIKLVKLAEDVGFDNVWITDHYNNKNVYAALALVAKETSTIKLGPGVTNPYLRAPAISASAIATIDEISDGRATFGIGPGDKATFESLGVEWSKPLSTIKSAIAEIRTLTAGEATESGAKLGGVKAVQDSIPIYMGAQGPKMLETSGEIADGVLINASNPKDYEAAMPQIKKGLETAGKSTADFDVGAYTSTSIGTDSEAARNAAKIVVAFIASGAPDLVIERHGLPEGYNKKLGDLLGKGDFGGAIGAVTDEALDAFAVAGSPEDFVPKIENLAEMGVTQYVAGSPVGKDVEESIKLLGDVINSF, from the coding sequence ATGAAGTTCGGTATCGAATTCGTCCCACAACAACCTTTGGACGATATTATAAAATTAGTAAAATTAGCTGAAGATGTAGGATTTGACAACGTTTGGATTACAGATCACTACAACAACAAAAATGTATATGCTGCTTTAGCATTAGTAGCAAAAGAAACTTCAACCATTAAACTTGGTCCTGGAGTAACTAATCCATACTTAAGAGCACCTGCTATATCTGCATCTGCTATTGCAACCATTGATGAAATTTCCGATGGAAGAGCTACCTTTGGTATTGGACCTGGTGACAAAGCAACCTTTGAAAGTTTAGGTGTTGAATGGAGTAAACCATTATCCACTATTAAATCAGCAATTGCTGAGATTAGAACCTTAACTGCTGGAGAAGCAACTGAAAGTGGAGCTAAATTAGGTGGAGTAAAAGCTGTACAAGATTCTATTCCTATTTACATGGGTGCACAAGGACCTAAAATGTTAGAAACCTCTGGAGAAATCGCAGACGGTGTATTAATTAACGCATCAAACCCTAAAGATTATGAAGCTGCTATGCCTCAAATTAAAAAAGGACTTGAAACTGCTGGTAAATCTACTGCAGACTTCGATGTAGGTGCATACACATCTACCTCTATTGGAACTGATTCCGAAGCAGCTAGAAACGCAGCAAAAATCGTTGTAGCATTTATTGCATCAGGTGCTCCTGACTTAGTTATTGAAAGACACGGATTACCTGAAGGATACAACAAAAAATTAGGTGACTTATTAGGTAAAGGTGACTTCGGTGGAGCTATTGGAGCTGTTACTGACGAAGCATTAGATGCATTCGCTGTAGCTGGTTCCCCAGAAGACTTTGTACCAAAAATTGAAAACTTAGCTGAAATGGGAGTAACCCAATACGTAGCTGGTTCACCTGTAGGTAAAGACGTAGAAGAATCTATTAAATTATTAGGAGACGTAATTAACAGTTTCTAA
- a CDS encoding SPL family radical SAM protein, producing the protein MKKYGFKSRKVRSIFTKRNNERKLFLEDFTINPYLGCSFNCSYCYINGSKYAGSTDSYYVKSNAIELTKSELKKLVKNNKKGFVCFGSATDPYQDIESELYLTRDLLKLVNRFHFPVHILTKSDLVLRDTDILKKINQPLTNLPDDLDLDTKVYVSFSFSTLDENQRKIFESSAPSIKRRLNAIKILKNNDFKVGVSFMPILPFIADSNNELNKAMDVFSNIGVDYIVPGSMSLFGNGLNDSRVKYFNLIKRYYPEHYEDTRDLFFNKKTSRYNNYPPTSYQNNLLRRISKIAKEYNIKTSMFS; encoded by the coding sequence TTGAAAAAATATGGTTTTAAATCCCGAAAGGTAAGATCAATTTTTACTAAAAGAAATAATGAAAGGAAATTGTTTCTTGAAGATTTTACAATTAACCCATATTTGGGATGCTCTTTTAATTGTAGCTATTGTTATATTAATGGCAGTAAATATGCCGGTAGTACTGATTCTTATTATGTTAAATCTAATGCAATAGAACTTACAAAATCCGAGTTAAAGAAATTGGTTAAAAATAATAAAAAGGGGTTTGTTTGTTTTGGTTCTGCAACGGATCCATATCAGGATATTGAAAGTGAACTATATCTAACCCGTGACTTATTAAAATTAGTTAATAGATTTCATTTTCCTGTACATATTCTTACAAAATCTGATTTGGTATTGAGGGATACTGATATCTTAAAAAAAATTAACCAGCCATTAACTAATTTACCAGATGACCTTGACTTGGATACTAAGGTTTATGTTTCCTTTTCTTTTTCTACATTAGATGAAAATCAAAGAAAGATATTTGAATCAAGTGCTCCTTCTATTAAAAGACGATTAAATGCTATTAAGATTTTGAAAAATAATGATTTTAAGGTAGGTGTATCCTTTATGCCCATTTTACCGTTTATAGCTGATTCTAATAATGAGTTAAATAAAGCTATGGATGTTTTTTCGAATATTGGAGTTGATTATATTGTTCCAGGTTCAATGTCCTTATTTGGTAACGGGTTAAATGATTCAAGAGTTAAATATTTTAACTTGATTAAGAGATATTATCCAGAACATTATGAGGATACTAGGGATCTTTTCTTTAATAAGAAAACTTCTAGATACAATAATTACCCTCCAACATCATATCAGAATAATCTTTTAAGAAGAATCTCAAAGATTGCTAAAGAGTATAATATTAAAACTTCAATGTTTTCTTAA
- a CDS encoding archaeosine biosynthesis radical SAM protein RaSEA: MEIQQLTKEIRDNATARAKPKVPEQVSTSWYNEDLLYSGPGKTIFLILATEGCSWALGPSGGCTMCSYINDCTLEPVTSDKIVELFKKEMEKHPYKEDYRNGDKIAIKIFASGSFLNPKEVPKEARDEILQILKDTDEISEIVIETRPQYVTEEAIDEVFNIIGDKLFEISMGLETYNDHTRLYNINKGFTKADFEKAVNIIKKARKEKNYNIKAKPYIFVKPILLSEKEAIDEAIETGIYAESIGVDRLSFCPATIHGGTLIERLWRKGSYQPPWIWSTVYIINTIRDEVSIPSLMDTSAFGSRRGPYNCKKCSKDLKNMIIESNIAQSKIEYDCDCKNQWLAEVKTGDINRSENRINHLPLY; encoded by the coding sequence ATGGAGATTCAACAATTAACTAAAGAGATAAGAGACAATGCTACAGCAAGAGCAAAACCTAAAGTACCCGAACAAGTATCTACCAGTTGGTATAATGAGGATTTATTATATTCAGGCCCTGGTAAAACTATATTTTTAATACTAGCAACGGAAGGATGTAGTTGGGCATTAGGTCCTAGTGGCGGATGTACAATGTGCAGTTATATTAATGATTGTACTTTAGAACCTGTTACAAGTGACAAGATTGTTGAATTATTTAAAAAAGAAATGGAAAAACACCCTTACAAAGAAGATTATAGAAATGGAGATAAAATAGCTATAAAGATTTTTGCATCAGGTAGTTTCTTAAACCCTAAAGAAGTTCCAAAAGAAGCACGTGATGAGATTCTCCAAATATTGAAGGACACTGATGAGATTAGCGAAATTGTTATTGAAACACGTCCGCAATATGTAACTGAAGAGGCTATTGATGAGGTATTTAATATTATTGGAGACAAATTATTTGAGATAAGTATGGGCCTTGAAACCTATAATGACCATACAAGATTATACAATATCAATAAAGGTTTTACAAAAGCAGATTTTGAAAAAGCAGTAAACATTATTAAAAAAGCAAGGAAAGAGAAGAACTACAATATTAAAGCAAAACCTTATATCTTTGTAAAACCGATTCTTTTATCTGAAAAAGAGGCAATAGATGAGGCAATAGAAACTGGAATCTATGCTGAGAGCATTGGTGTTGACAGACTGTCATTTTGTCCTGCAACAATACATGGAGGAACATTAATTGAGAGATTGTGGAGAAAGGGATCATATCAACCACCATGGATTTGGTCTACCGTATACATAATTAACACAATAAGAGATGAAGTTTCCATACCTTCCTTAATGGACACATCAGCATTTGGTTCTAGAAGGGGACCATACAATTGTAAAAAATGTAGTAAAGACCTTAAAAATATGATTATAGAATCCAACATCGCCCAATCCAAGATTGAATATGATTGTGACTGTAAAAATCAATGGTTAGCAGAGGTTAAAACTGGAGATATTAATAGATCAGAAAATAGAATTAATCACTTACCATTATACTAA